CAAATTTTCACTAAAAAAAGCTGTTGATTTTATATTCACCAACTCTCTAGCACACCCTACAGTCTCATTAATAATGAGAGACAACACTTTAAGTAACGAAGACTTGGAGCATCTAGAAAAAAGTGCAAAAGAACAAAATACAAACATCACTGCTATCAATAGCGAAAACATACAGTACTTAAAGAATTTCATTACTCCTGAAATAAAAATAGTGATTCTATTTTCAATGAAAAATAGCCATATCTACCTAAAAAGATTATCAAGTTCACCATTTTTTAAACAAATAGACTTTATGCTTATTGGAAATACTGAGAAAAATTTAAAAAAAATTAATTCAAAATACACAGTCGGACTTAATAAGTTAGATCTGATGGATATCATAAAAAAAATTGATAAAAATTTTCACTATGAGTTAAACATATACAAAAGATAATATAAATCTGTTATCCTACATATAACAAATAATACTTAGTTTCAAATTAGAAGGATTTTAATATGATAAAGATTTTAATGGTGTTACTTACTTTAGTTAATACCTACATATTCGCACAAAATACTGATCAAAAAAACGATAAAAAAGGAGAGCAAACAGAATATATTCTCTCTACAATGGAAGATCCATTTGATTTTCATTTAAGATTTTTTACTGAAAGGATTAATCCTCTATTTGTTAGATTTAAAAATAATAACAGTGCAACTCAAGATAAAAAATTTGTATCAGCACTTAAATATATTACTTCTAGAAGCGATAGCGAAATGAATCTAGATCCAGACAAGCAGATGATAATACCCGGGATTATCAAAAACATCTCTTTATGGATAGATGGAAGAGAAACTAACACAGAAATTTTTGCAATATTAAAAGATTCATCAGGTACTTTTCACTCAATACCCTTTAGGTCAGAAGATGGTAGTTCTAAACTTAACTTTCTTGGATGGAGAAAACTCACCGCATATATTCCAAAAAATTTCGTCCAAAAAAAACACAAATTTAAAAAAGAGACTAGAAATTCGGAATTAATAAGAATAAGAATAATACCTGAACACAGAATAAATCACGAACCGCAATACATATACATTTCCGAGCTAAAGGCAATGATTAGTGAACAAAATGCATCAACTACTTATGATGATAATTGGTAAGAATTTTTAAATAAATCTTTAAAGTTGTGATACAACATAGTTGAAATACTTTCTGCATCGCAACTTTTAATTCTTGCGACCTCACAACATATATATCCTAAAAAAAGAGGAGCATTCATCTTCCCTCTTAAGGGCGCTGGTGCTAAAAATGGGCTATCTGTTTCAATCAGGATGTCATTAATGCTTAATTTTCTTAAAACCTCTCTTAAAGATTCTGCGTTTTTAAAAGTTAAATTGCCCGCAAAAGATACTTTAAATCCAAAATCAATAAACTTCTTAGCACATTCATAAGTACCAGAATAACAGTGAAGTATTCCCCTGTTTAAAAATTTGGAAGATTTAATAATGTCATAAACATCATCATAAGCCTCTCTAATATGTAGAATAACAGGTTTTCTATATTTACTAGCCATATCTAACTGAATATTTAGGGTTTCAATCTGTTCTTTTCTATTATCTGCTTTTAAGTAATCAAGACCAATCTCACCAACAGCAATAACATTTTCACTTGCCAAGATATTATCAAGCAATTCAAAATCATCTTTTAAGGCCTCATTTAAAGGATGGATGCCAGCTGTAAGCGAAATATTAGAATAAGCACCTAAAAGTTGCTTTCTCTCATAAAAATCACTAGGATGTAAACCGACATCAAGAAAATAAGAAAATCCGCTACTCAAGCACCTATTAATAACATAATGAACGTCTATAGAATTCTTCCTAAGCTCATTAAAATGAACATGAGTATCTACCAACTTATTAAAAAAAATAGATCTTTCAAATTCAAGATTCATAGGTCCATCTTCTTTCTAAGCTCATTAATGTAGTCAATAATGGCAACATTTTTCATTCCTAATTGTAAAAACTTTGATAAAATACCTAAAGCATTTTCAATTTGCCCCATTGCTTCATAGCACTCAGCAGCATTGACGTACAATATTGAATTTTTAGGATTATTTTTTATAAGACTCTTAATGGCAGCTAGTGCCTCTTCATATTGCCCCTTTTCTTTTTGCAATAAAGCAAGCCCCAGTATGGCAAACATATCAAAATCAACATCAAGAGCTTTTTTATAATACTCTTGTGACTTTTCGTAATCCTTCAAGTATCGATATATATCCCCCACCCTTGTTAAAACCAAGTTGTTCTTCGGATCTTTTTCTATTATTGCAAGCCAATATTTTAATGCTTCATGATAATCCTTATTCCCCCTGTAGCAATCAGCAAGCCCAAAAATAGCATAAAAATTATTCGGAGAAATTTCTAATGCTTTTTTAAAAAAATAAATTCCTTTGGTATACTCCTTTAACTTTCTATAACAATTACCAATGGAGGTCAAAACACGCACATCAATCTTAGCCAGATTTATCTCATACATCTTAAGCCAATACTTCAATGCTTCCTTGTACTCTTTAAAGTCATAATATAGGTGCCCAATGCCAACAAGAGCATAGTCATTCTCAGGAGCAAGTTCTATTACCCTTAAATACGCTTGTCTAGACTTTTGAAAATTCTTTAACTTTCGATAGGAAGCAGCAACTCTCGTTAAAACAGTAATATTTTCAGGATCATACTTTAAATACTCCTCCCATATATCTGTGGCTCTCTTATAGTCATCTAAACTTCTATAACAATCCCCTAAACCAAAAAGCGCATAATTATTACTTAAATGTTTGGAAAGGCATTTCTGATAGTAAGCTATCGCCTTATCAAAGTTCCTCTTCTTCCTTTCAATATCCCCAAGTCCAACAAGAGCGTAATTATTATCATTATCCTTTTCTAAAATATCGTTAAACAACGTCTCTGCCTCAGCAAGCCTTTCTTCCTTTATTAACTGGTATCCCCTCTTAGATTTCTCAGTAACATCAAGAAGTTTATTATCAGAAACTCGCGACACATCTTCAATATCACCTAGAAGTTCCTTTTCCAACATAAATACCCCTTTTAACTGGTTTATTAAAGATATAACGCAACTCACTCCATATATGCTACCCAAACACACAAATTATATTTATACATAAACACTAAGGTATTAAATCTTTAATATCCAATCTTGATAATACATATTATATAAAAAATTAAAAAAAATATACTTAAATTTACACACTAAAAATTCTACTTAAATCTAAACTAAAACCCTTATATATAAAATTTAGGGTCAATTGTAACAAAAATGTCAAAATTAGGATAAGATATTAATACCCGTTAGGAGAAAGATTAGAATGTTTTTAAACAAACCAGATCCGATTGAAAATAAAATAAAAACGCTTGAAGATAGATTGCAAGACACAAGTTTAATTAAAAATCAAAAAGAATATGCAAAGGTAGTGAAAGAATATAACTATTTAGAAAAGATTAAAGAACAAAAAGATAAATATGAAAAGATATTGCACCACATTGAGGAAAATAAAAAAATCCTTTCTGAAGAAGAAAATTTAGAAATGAGGGAATTAGTAAGACAAGAACTGATCACTTTAAATCTTCAAAAAGATGAGACTGAGCATAGAATTAAAGTGTTGCTCTTGCCTCAAGATGAAAATGACAGTAAAAACATTATTGTTGAAATCAGAGCTGGTACGGGTGGAGAAGAGGCCGCACTTTTTGCCAATAATCTTTACGAGATGTATACAAAATATTCTGAGAAAAAAAAATGGAAAACAGAGCTTATTAACTTTAATGAAACAGAACTTGGGGGGTTTAAAGAAGTAAGCTTTGAAATAAAGGGTGGAGATGTATTTAAAAAACTCAAACATGAAAGCGGAGTCCATAGGGTTCAAAGAGTACCCATAACCGAATCTAGTGGAAGGCTTCAAACCTCTGCTGCAACCGTTGCTGTGCTTCCTGAGGTTGAAGATACAGATATTGAAATTAATGAGAAAGACTTAAGAATAGACGTGTACAGGTCTTCTGGAGCGGGCGGCCAGCATGTTAACACAACAGACTCTGCTGTTAGGATCACACATCTACCTACAAACATTGTGGTACAATGTCAAAACGAGAGAAGTCAACACAAAAACAAAGATCAAGCAATGAAAATTTTAAGAGCTAGACTCTACGAATTTGAAGACATCAAGAAACAAGAACAGCGCTCAAGTGATAGAAGGCAACAAGTAGGGTCAGGTGATAGGTCTGAGCGAATTAGGACATATAATTTCCCACAAAACAGAGTAACGGACCACAGAGCAAACATTAGTCTTTACAAATTGGAAGAGATTATGCAAGGAGATCTTGATTCTCTTCTTGACATGCTAGCTTTGGAACTTCAAGAAAGAGCCTTAAAAGCCAATTCAATATAATTCCTTTCAATGACAATAAATGAAGCAATAAAAGATTCCAAGCAATACAAAATAAGTACTCTTGAGGCTTTATTACTACTTGAAAAAATCTTAAAAACCAAAAAAGAATTTATTCTTGCCAACAAAGATCAAAACTTAACAAAAGAGGCAGAGTATAAATTTTTAAATCAAATAAATAATATAAAGTCAGGAACCCCAATATACCATATACTTAAAATAAAAGAATTCATGGGGATAAATTTTTATATCAACAAAGATGTACTCATTCCTAGATCAGACACAGAATGTTTAGTAGAAGAAGCTTTACTGCAAATTAAAAAGAATAACTTAAATAAAATTCTAGACTTATGCTGTGGAAGCGGATGCATTGGTCTTGCGATTGCTTATTATCTTAAAAAAGAGGTAACATTGTCGGATTTCTCCATTAAGGCCCTTAAGGTGGCATTTAAAAACACAAAAAGACTAAAATTAGCAAATTATATAGAAATAATATATTCAAATCTGTTAGAATGTGTAGACAAAGAGTTTGAAATAATAATTACTAACCCTCCTTATTTGAGTGAAGAAGAATTGAGGATAAAAGAAAGATCAGAAAGGGAACCAAGGGTGGCTCTTTTAGGTTTTGGAACGGATGGACTTGAGCTTTCAAGGAAAATAATACAACAATCAAAACATAGACTTACTAAGAATGGGCTTTTAATAATGGAATTAGCTCCATGGCAGGTGGAACCCATTAGAGAGTTTGCAGTACGGGAAGGGTTTTTATATCTCAAGACTCTACGTGATATTGAAACAAGGGAAAGAGCACTAGTACTGAGGATAACAAATGATACAACCCTATGAAATTGCATACTTAATGAAAATCAATGATATTGATAAAATAAAGAATATTTTCAAAGATACCATTAACAGTATCTACAAAGATGATATTCAAAAAAAATTAATTTTTAAAGCTCTTGAAATATCGGAGCAATTACACTACGGACAATATAGAGAAAGTGGAGTTCCTTATGTAATCCATCCAATAACGGTTGCATTATTTCTTGCAAAGTTTCAATTGGATTTCAAAACAACAATAGCTGGGCTGCTACACGATGTGCTTGAAGATACAAGTGTTTCTAAAGAAGAAATAATTAAAGAGTTTGATGAAGAAATCTTAAGCTTAATTGATGGTGTGACAAAAATTCATGATTTACACAACAAAACAAGGACAATCAAAGAAGCGAACACAATTTCAAAAATGTTTTTTGCAATGACTCATGACATTAGAATAATAATCATTAAGCTTGCAGATAAGCTACATAACATGACAACCCTTTCTCACTTACCCAAAAATAGAAGAGAGAGAATTGCAAAAGACTGCCTTGCCACTTATGTGCCAATTGCAGAAAGGCTTGGCATTTCATCTCTTAAAGTATACCTGGAGGACCTTTCATTAAAATACCTTTATCCAAAAGAATATAAGGAGATAAAAAATTTTTTAGCTGAAACAAAAATAGAGAGAGAAAAAAAATTATATAAGGGAAAATTAATAATCGAGAAGGAACTTAAAAAAATTGGGATTGAAGCAGAAATTACAGTACGATCGAAACACTTCTATTCAATATTTAGAAAAATGAAAACAAGAACCAATAACCTTTCTCAAATTTTTGACACCTTGGGCATAAGGATAATCTGCATGCAACAAAAAGAATGCTATGAAATACTAGAGATTGTACACAAAGTATGGAAACCAATACCTGGGAGACTAAAAGATTACATAGCAATACCTAAGGATAATAAATACCAGTCTCTACATACCACTGTAAGAATACCAGAAGACAATCAATTAATTGAAATACAAATTAGAACAGAAGAAATGGACAGAATTGCCAAATATGGCGTTGCCGCCCACTGGATCTATAAAGAACAAATTGAGCTTAAAGCTGATGACCTTTCCTTTATTAGTCGCATAAAAAAATGGCAACAAGATTCGGCAAATAAAAATCAATACTCAATGAATGACATACACAAAGAACTATTAAACACATTTATATATGTGTATACACCAGAAGGAGAAATAGTAGAACTTCCATTCGGATCAAACTCAATTGACTTCGCCTACTCAATACATACAGATATTGGAGATCAAGCACTTTATGCAAAAATTAACGGAAAGATTAGCTCTCTGACCAAACCGTTAAGAAACGAGCAAATTGTTGAAATATTTACCTCACCAGAAGCAAAAGCCGATGTAATTTGGCTAAATAGCGTTAGGACAAAAAAAGCACGCTCAAAAATCAGATCTTGGCTTAACAAGAATGATGATACAATATTCGTAGACAATAATATAATTGCATATCTTATTGGAGAGTCTAAAGAGCAGAAAAGACTTTTTAGCCTCTTTAAATCCTTAACAAAATCTAGAATAAAAAGAATTGCCATATCTCCTGAATGCAATCCATCAACAGGAGAAGACATTATTGGAATCATACAAAAAGATGAAATCATAGTACACAACGATAATTGTCAAGCAGCAAAACATTACAAAAAAAGCCACCTGGTTGAAGTAGAATGGGAAGCAACACCAACAAGAAAAGTGTATCACATTGTAATATTCTTAAAAAATTTGAAAGGCCTTTTCAATTATCTGGATAGCATTTTCACAACTTTCAATATAAGGCTTATTAGTGAAAAAATAGAAGACTGCGGAAATGGGTACGGCATAAGCAACATAATTATCTCATCGAATGCAAAAAATGTAGCAATGGTCCTCTCATCTCTTAAAGAAAATCCCAATATACTTAAAATAATGCAAGTAGAAGAAGATATTAAAAACTATGAGAATTAAGATATTATTCTTAGTTCTATTTCACGTGTTTGTTGCATACAAAACAATAAAAGCAAATGAAACAAATTCATACAGTCAACAAATAAAAAATCATATTAAGAATATCAATGAATTAAATGAAGCTACAGAAAAAATAACAAGTACTTATGACTACATAAAAAAATATTTGACAGAAAACAAGATTGGATATAAAGAACATTCACTTCAAGAGATCGGATTTATTGGATACTCACAAAAAACAATTCACTCGCAGATAAAGGGAAATGGCAAAATTACGTATAACATTATCATCCCTATAGAAATACAATATGATTTGAAAAACAATCTTGCAATTTCAATTGCAATCACATTACTAACTGAATTACAAAATATCAAAATTGAAAATACTCTAAACATATACTTTATCGAAGACGATTCATATAAACAAATGTCAACAATAAGCAGTAGATTACTTCTTAACAACAATATTCTTGTAAAAAATACAAGAACAATATACTTGATGTTAAATGCCGAGAAAGAAAATAATATAATAGAATTTAAGAATCAATCAAACTTAATGAACTCAAAAACAGACCTAAATTTTCTAGAAATACTCATTAAAGCATTTGAAGACAACAAAGTGAATTTTGTTGTCTCAAAAATCCGCGATAGGAACATAAACGAAATATACAACTTGTACCTAGAAGAAGAGATTCCAATTTTAATTATCAATAACAACCAGAAGGCCCCTTTGCTGGCACACCCAAAAAATAATAATCTTTCTGATATCTACAAGTCAATTCAAGAAATAATAACATCTGAACAAATTGCCAAAACTGAAAATCACCTGCATTATATCATCATAAACACTCCAGCTAAAAAATTGATCATAAGCGAAGGCACTCTCATTGTATTAATATATGCAATCTACAATTCCATTATATTAATGTTTCTCAGAAAGTTTACAAAAAGCAGTATAATGGTTAAGAGAATTAAAGACAACTACTACAAAATAATAAGACTGTTTTTTATATTATTCTTAAGCACATACATTTCAGTCACCATCACAAATAAAATACTCACAGAGTATGAAAGCGCGATAGACTATAGCATAATAAACCCAATCTATCTGGTAAATTTCTTCTTGACTTTATTTAATTTTAACCTGCTTTCCTACTTCACATATAAATTTAAAATATATCTAAATTTTAGAGAGCTTAAGTATCTAGCAATAGCAATTTCTGTTATTGAACTTATTATGCTGTTATATATTAAGATAGAGTTTATCCTGATCATACTGCTTAAAAATATATTAATAATACTTATCCCTAACAAGAGAAACATTACAAAAAAGATAATAGTAACTCTTATTTGGACAGTAAACTTCATACTAACGACATCTTTACAAACAACTTCTCTTATTTCAAGACCAGTGGCGTTGAGCTACTTAATATCGATATCACTCTTCTCACCAATACTTACTGATATCGTAGAGCATTTAAAGTACAAGACACCGCCAATGCTACAAGAATTTAAAAAGGCTGAAAAGATGGTGTCTATAACTTTTTTCCTAATAATCGCTACGATAATAATCTCAAATAACATAAGTACAATTTCAACGATCAAAATAGACCAAATAATAAGCTTTCCAGAAAAAATCAATAAAATTAATGTAGAATATCTTAAAGAAAATAGAAATACAATTCAAATATCAACAAAAAGTTTCAGTCTAGAATTAAATAAAGACGAAAAACAAGTGGAAAAAGCATTTAAAATACAAAAAGATTTAATAAGTGTACATTTTCAAAAGATAGATATTGCTGAGAGGAGCATATATGGAATAAAAATTAATACTGGAAATATTGCAAAACAAATCAACCTATCTTTACAAAATGCATCTGAACTTATCATATATCAAAGCAATACCCCATATAAAATAGCGTCTAATAATGTGACGTTTACAGTAAACAATATCAAATCAAATACAATAAACATTGCTTTTACAGTCAAATCTCAAGAAGACATTAAATACGATGCATTTGCCTATTTCGACACCAACGATTATTACGTCAGGATACACGACAAGGAAACCAAAAAAGAGTATAAAAACATAAAAGCAGACTACTCATATTCCATCAAGTATTCAGGTATACTTCCTAAACCCGAAAAACAAGATCCAGATATCTTCTTTAAACTCCAAGGTGATAGAGAAATAGAAAATTTGAAGAATTTAAAATTCTAAACTAGTTTTCTAACTTTGCAAAATCAATCCTTTTCTTTTTCTTTTCATAACTATTAAAGGCAAAGTCCACTAGTTTATCAACCAAACACTCATAATCCACCCCATCATGTTCGCACATCTTAGAAAACATAGAAATATCCGTAAATCCTGGTATTGTATTTATCTCGTTAATATAAATTAACCCAGTGTCTTTTTCAACAAAAAAATCAATCCTTGCCATCCCCCTGAGTTCTAAACATTTATAAACCAAAAATGCATATTCTTTAATGTCTAGTAAATGCTTTGTGTCAAGATAAGCAGGAATATTAAATACAACAGAATTCCCAGGAATGGTAGCGTACTTGGCATCATAGTCATAAAACACAAAATCCTGCACAACGACCTCTCCGGGAGTAAATATTTTAATTTGATCGTTTCCAATAACAGAACATTCAATCTCCCTAACCTTCATAAATTTCTCTATAATAATAGTTAAATCATATTTAAAAGCTTCCTCGATACACTTTTCAACCTGACTGTCCTCATATGCAACATTTATTCCAATTGAAGAACCCAGTATAGCTGGCTTAACGATCACAGGATATTTTAAATTTTGTCTTATATTATTTTTAACCTCTTCCTTATCTAACAGATAATCATATTTTCTCAGTCCAATAAAGGGTACTAGAGGAATATTAAAACTTTTAAGAAAAAGTTTACAGAAATACTTATTACTAGAAATAGCACTTCCTAAGATACCAGGCCCAACACAAGGAATATCCATTATTTTCAAAAGTCCCTGAATAGAGCCATCCTCACCTGTCCTACCATGTACAATAGGAAATACAACATCGATTTCTAGATTTCTGTCTCCTACAAATATTCCAACGCCAGGAACTAGACTAATAACAGAAGAGCCATCTTTCTTAATTAATTCAAAGGCATCGGGTACAAATTCCAATAAGTACCAAGTTCCAGTATTCTTATCAATAAAAACTGAAAATATATTATACTTATCTAACCTCCTAAGAGCCATATAAACCCCATAAGCAGATCGACAGGAAATTTCATGCTCAAAAGAAACCCCCCCGAATATCAGCATAAGATTTTTCTTCATAAAATTAACCCCTATTTATTAAACGTAAAATAATATCTTTAATAACAACTTTTTCATCCCAAAAGACACTCCTATCCTCATATATTATAGAATCTTCATGCCCCTTCCCAAGAGTAACGACTAAATCATCAGCACCCGCAAGACTTATTGCTTTCTCAATTGCATCTCTCCTATTAGAAATGAAAAATAAGTTCTCACCCTGCGTCTTATTTAAAATTCCTTCTGCAATATCGTTAATGATCTGTATGCTATCCTCCCCCCTTGGATCTTCATCACAAAGTACTATTATGTCCGCATACCTGTCTGCAATCTCTCCCTGCAATTTTCTCTTTGCAACATCTCTCTCCCCAGCAGAACCAAAAACAGCAATTAATCTATTTTTTGAAAGTCTTCTAAAGATAGGAAAAAGTTTAAGAAAAGCACCCGGAGTATGTGCATAATCAATAATTAAAGAAAAATTCTGCCCAAAATCAACACTATCCATTCGTCCGCAAAGACCCCTAATATTCACAAGACTATCAATAAGTTCTGCTATACCAATATTTGCAACCTGACTTACGGCAACTAGAGCAGCAATAACATTCTCAACGTTAAAACTACCCGTCAAGTCAACCCTAGCATCATACTTAATATTGTTATTAAAAAATTCAAACTCCGTAAAACCCATTTGTTCACTAATATTACTTACAAAAAAATCAGCATTTTCATTCTCTAAACTGTATGTATAAGATCTGTTAATAGAATTTAAAAATATAGAAGAATTCTTATCATCAATATTGACAACGCCAAACCCATCACTAGCAGCAGCAGCAGCAAAAAGATTAAGTTTAGAACTCAAATAATTTTCCATCGTACCATGAAATTCAAGATGCTCATGGCCAACATTAGTTAAAACAGCAACAGAATACTTAACATCAACAAGCCTTGCCGTTCTGGGATCAAGCCCATGTGATGTTGATTCGACAATAGCATACTCAACATTATTATCAACCATCCTACTGAGAAAAAAATGAATTTCTGTTGACTCTGGGGTTGACTGCCTATAAGGATTTTTAATGAAACTTCCACTTCCATCATCAAAAAATACTGTTGAAATAAATCCAACCCTAGCCCCAACAGACTTTAAAAGAGTATATATATAAAAACAAACAGAACTCTTACCGTCTGTTCCTGTCACTCCAATAATTTTAAGCTTTTTTGAAGGCTCATCATAAAAAATGCTAGAAAAATTTGACATAAATCTCTTTATGTTACAAGAATCAACTTTGATGTATGTTACATTTGGAGCACAAAAGTCAACATTATTAGTATGCACAATAACATTACTGCCCCTCTGAATCGCTGCCTCAACAAATTTTTGCCCATCAAAATGAAACCCTGGAAGAGCAAAAAATACAAAATTAGACAAAACACACCTTGAATCATATGCAAGTCCCATTATCTCCACATCACAAGATCCTCTAATTTCTTTAACCAGATTTTTATCCAACCTAGACAAAATACCATGAAGTCTCTTTTTTCTATTCATACTTCTAGATTGTACAAGAATAAAAATCATTTTGATATAGAACGCAAGAGAAAAGCCTTTTAAAGGATTAAGAGCTGTTACGCCTTTAGCACGACAAAGGCTATAAACATTGTTTACAATTCAAACATTTTTTAATAAACTAACTAGTGTTTAATGGCGCTGTACCCAAGTGGCTAAGGGAGAAGTCTGCAAAACTTTGATTCGCCGGTTCGATTCCGGTCAGCGCCTTAAGAGCCGATAAAAGCCATGCATTATTTCACGAAGGTAGCCTTAGAATAACGGATATGTTGGAGTTATCATTAATAATCGTATCTATAGTACTCTCGGCAGTTTTTTCAGCATCAGAGACAGCATACACCTCGTTAAGCTTAATGCAGCTCCAAGATATAAAGAAGAAGGGTAAATTAGGTGCAATTGTGTATTACTTGGCTCAAAATCCGTCGAAACTTGTCACGACAATTTTGATTGGAAACAATATTTCCAATATAACAACCAGTGTTC
The sequence above is drawn from the Borrelia sp. RT5S genome and encodes:
- a CDS encoding flagellar filament outer layer protein FlaA; translated protein: MIKILMVLLTLVNTYIFAQNTDQKNDKKGEQTEYILSTMEDPFDFHLRFFTERINPLFVRFKNNNSATQDKKFVSALKYITSRSDSEMNLDPDKQMIIPGIIKNISLWIDGRETNTEIFAILKDSSGTFHSIPFRSEDGSSKLNFLGWRKLTAYIPKNFVQKKHKFKKETRNSELIRIRIIPEHRINHEPQYIYISELKAMISEQNASTTYDDNW
- a CDS encoding TatD family hydrolase gives rise to the protein MNLEFERSIFFNKLVDTHVHFNELRKNSIDVHYVINRCLSSGFSYFLDVGLHPSDFYERKQLLGAYSNISLTAGIHPLNEALKDDFELLDNILASENVIAVGEIGLDYLKADNRKEQIETLNIQLDMASKYRKPVILHIREAYDDVYDIIKSSKFLNRGILHCYSGTYECAKKFIDFGFKVSFAGNLTFKNAESLREVLRKLSINDILIETDSPFLAPAPLRGKMNAPLFLGYICCEVARIKSCDAESISTMLYHNFKDLFKNSYQLSS
- a CDS encoding tetratricopeptide repeat protein, encoding MLEKELLGDIEDVSRVSDNKLLDVTEKSKRGYQLIKEERLAEAETLFNDILEKDNDNNYALVGLGDIERKKRNFDKAIAYYQKCLSKHLSNNYALFGLGDCYRSLDDYKRATDIWEEYLKYDPENITVLTRVAASYRKLKNFQKSRQAYLRVIELAPENDYALVGIGHLYYDFKEYKEALKYWLKMYEINLAKIDVRVLTSIGNCYRKLKEYTKGIYFFKKALEISPNNFYAIFGLADCYRGNKDYHEALKYWLAIIEKDPKNNLVLTRVGDIYRYLKDYEKSQEYYKKALDVDFDMFAILGLALLQKEKGQYEEALAAIKSLIKNNPKNSILYVNAAECYEAMGQIENALGILSKFLQLGMKNVAIIDYINELRKKMDL
- the prfA gene encoding peptide chain release factor 1, which gives rise to MFLNKPDPIENKIKTLEDRLQDTSLIKNQKEYAKVVKEYNYLEKIKEQKDKYEKILHHIEENKKILSEEENLEMRELVRQELITLNLQKDETEHRIKVLLLPQDENDSKNIIVEIRAGTGGEEAALFANNLYEMYTKYSEKKKWKTELINFNETELGGFKEVSFEIKGGDVFKKLKHESGVHRVQRVPITESSGRLQTSAATVAVLPEVEDTDIEINEKDLRIDVYRSSGAGGQHVNTTDSAVRITHLPTNIVVQCQNERSQHKNKDQAMKILRARLYEFEDIKKQEQRSSDRRQQVGSGDRSERIRTYNFPQNRVTDHRANISLYKLEEIMQGDLDSLLDMLALELQERALKANSI
- the prmC gene encoding peptide chain release factor N(5)-glutamine methyltransferase, with product MTINEAIKDSKQYKISTLEALLLLEKILKTKKEFILANKDQNLTKEAEYKFLNQINNIKSGTPIYHILKIKEFMGINFYINKDVLIPRSDTECLVEEALLQIKKNNLNKILDLCCGSGCIGLAIAYYLKKEVTLSDFSIKALKVAFKNTKRLKLANYIEIIYSNLLECVDKEFEIIITNPPYLSEEELRIKERSEREPRVALLGFGTDGLELSRKIIQQSKHRLTKNGLLIMELAPWQVEPIREFAVREGFLYLKTLRDIETRERALVLRITNDTTL
- a CDS encoding RelA/SpoT family protein; protein product: MIQPYEIAYLMKINDIDKIKNIFKDTINSIYKDDIQKKLIFKALEISEQLHYGQYRESGVPYVIHPITVALFLAKFQLDFKTTIAGLLHDVLEDTSVSKEEIIKEFDEEILSLIDGVTKIHDLHNKTRTIKEANTISKMFFAMTHDIRIIIIKLADKLHNMTTLSHLPKNRRERIAKDCLATYVPIAERLGISSLKVYLEDLSLKYLYPKEYKEIKNFLAETKIEREKKLYKGKLIIEKELKKIGIEAEITVRSKHFYSIFRKMKTRTNNLSQIFDTLGIRIICMQQKECYEILEIVHKVWKPIPGRLKDYIAIPKDNKYQSLHTTVRIPEDNQLIEIQIRTEEMDRIAKYGVAAHWIYKEQIELKADDLSFISRIKKWQQDSANKNQYSMNDIHKELLNTFIYVYTPEGEIVELPFGSNSIDFAYSIHTDIGDQALYAKINGKISSLTKPLRNEQIVEIFTSPEAKADVIWLNSVRTKKARSKIRSWLNKNDDTIFVDNNIIAYLIGESKEQKRLFSLFKSLTKSRIKRIAISPECNPSTGEDIIGIIQKDEIIVHNDNCQAAKHYKKSHLVEVEWEATPTRKVYHIVIFLKNLKGLFNYLDSIFTTFNIRLISEKIEDCGNGYGISNIIISSNAKNVAMVLSSLKENPNILKIMQVEEDIKNYEN
- a CDS encoding D-alanine--D-alanine ligase; the protein is MKKNLMLIFGGVSFEHEISCRSAYGVYMALRRLDKYNIFSVFIDKNTGTWYLLEFVPDAFELIKKDGSSVISLVPGVGIFVGDRNLEIDVVFPIVHGRTGEDGSIQGLLKIMDIPCVGPGILGSAISSNKYFCKLFLKSFNIPLVPFIGLRKYDYLLDKEEVKNNIRQNLKYPVIVKPAILGSSIGINVAYEDSQVEKCIEEAFKYDLTIIIEKFMKVREIECSVIGNDQIKIFTPGEVVVQDFVFYDYDAKYATIPGNSVVFNIPAYLDTKHLLDIKEYAFLVYKCLELRGMARIDFFVEKDTGLIYINEINTIPGFTDISMFSKMCEHDGVDYECLVDKLVDFAFNSYEKKKKRIDFAKLEN